The Cryptomeria japonica chromosome 9, Sugi_1.0, whole genome shotgun sequence DNA segment aaatttgatttCGAGATTGTTAATTTCTATAGCCCAGCAACAATTAATTGCTCGACAAACATCACAGAAAATAAACCATCTAATTTGTAACAATTAATACTCTGGATTATTTAACTAAATGAACAGTGGAAGCAAATTCAAAAGAAACCAAACACATAAACACAGATAACACTGATATACCCAGGAAACCCCAATGGAGAGAAAACCGtgcaaatgttgaatcttctattaTTCTTCAAGAGCAAACTTTCCTTTGAGAAATCGCTTCTCGAATCTTCCAATCTCAGAAGAATCTCATACTAGTTGCTACAACGATCTTACATGTATTGCATTCttgatgaaaacatcaactatgcaAGATAAGTGAAACTTTCCTCACACAACACATCTTAAGAGAAACATTCCTTACATGACTCGGGAAAGAAACTAAATCCTTCCATGCCATGCAAACTGGAAGTTTCCTTACATGACACATGAGAAAGGAAACTTGTCTTACACAACTAAGACTATCCACACATAAAACTGTTCTTGAAAATAACCTCACAACTTTAAGAATCATTCtaaatacaaaatagaaaatataCTCTTGCTGAACATCCAACACCAGCTgcacttaagcaacttccacaaTCACACCTTTGAAACTACATAAAACTATAAGATACACAAAAACGTCAATTTACTTGCTCAGAAAAACCAAATCAGTGATGTAGTGGAAAGATTCTTTGAAAAAAATCTGTTTCACAGTTTTCCAGGCTACTCTTTTCTTATAAAGACAGTCATTTCTCGGTAGAGAAAATTTAGATTAAAAATCAATTGTCCAATTTTATTAActaagatttattcaattatttatttaaaattgcgCTCATGGCAGCTCTGAGACCTGCAGTGCAGAGGGTAAATTAAGATTTGATTTCGTCCAACACCTTTTTCCAGGCAGGGCGAGAGGAAATACGTTCCCACCACGCATTCACATTAGTGCGAGAGGTAATGAGATCTCCCTTGTCGGCCACATTCACCAGACAATTTATCTGCGAAAGATGTGAAAGATCTGCAACGCTGAAGAAATCCCCGGCCAGATACTTGCTCTTGGACAGCCTCTCTTCATAAACATCCAACACTTTGCCCAGCTTCTCCACATTTGTGTCCAAAATGGCCTGGTCCGTCTTTCCCCCAAACATGGGGGCGTACACGATCTGCACAATAATGGGGGAGCAGGGCGGACTGAATGTCTGCGATTCAACTTGACACCACTGCTCCACCACCGCCCGCTCGCTCAAGGTTTTCCCCATCAGATTGCTGCCCTGCCCCTCGTATTTCTCCGCCAGGTATTTTATGATGGCTCTCGACTCTGccccaaaaataaacaaaataaaaccctaaaactGCATAATTTGACAAAACAGTAGATCAGAGTTAGATTTATACCGAATAATGTGAAATCGTTGTCTTTAATGGCGGGCACTTGTCCAAACGGCTGCATGAGCGGATCAAATGGTGAGAAATGGGAACATATGAAACAGAGAAAGGAAGTGGATTTCTGTAAATTTGCTTACATTAAGGGCGAGGAAAGGAGGTTGTTTGTGAGCTCCTGTTGAGAAATCCACAGAGATGAACTCATAATCGATCTCCTTATCATGAAAACAAGCCATGACATTGGTGGTGAAGAGCGATCGGTGATTCCCGTGCAATTGGATTGTTGCCATTGCAATTGCAATTGGCGATCTGAACAGAGCAGGTTCTCAGCAGAGACTAGTGAGGGAAGTGTGTTGTTTAACTCGAATTAGGCAAACTTTGATGTAGATGTATAAACCAGCAAAAGGTGAGCCTGCAAAATTGTCAGTGTCAGCTATTGGTAAGAGGTTCAGGGAGAAAAAAATATTAACTGCTCACGAATCCTGTCCAGTCAAGCATTTCTCATGGTCGCTAAAACAAAACTTCAACCTCCATTTTGTATTATGAgatttaattttgcatttatttgttttgagtgagtttgatttttttcttttctttccttaaaGTTTTTCTTTATATTTagttagttatttttatttttatttttcactttaagGCAATCAAGGAGTTATTtacgattttttattttattttcaaatatttattcattattttttaagTTGGAGAATTGTTTAGTTATTTTGTTAcgtatttatttttcaaaagacAAATTGATTTCTTACAAATTTATTGGTAAGTGAATAAAGGAAAACCTAAAAGtttcatttcaaaataaaataaatttattatcaGATGGTATTTTCATTATCAAAGTTAAAATGTATATATTGAAATatctgataaataaaataaaaaattcttaatGTTTTATTTGTTCATATCTCTAATGcttttaaatacaaatatttaagatatctataatgGTTTAACATCATATATGTTCTAACTAAAATAAATTATCAAACCTTAACAAACTAAAGAAGTCCTCTATTTATTTTAACAAAGATTCATGTTGAAAATGAATTCCATTTCTCTTAGCATATTCATCTCCAAATTAAGATGAATTATTGCAAGTCTAAGGACATATGGATCCATTCTTTAATTTCTATGTTGGGTGAAGTTAAATTGATGGAGGATATTTAATGATAAGAGTTGGTGGATAATTTTAATCAATATGTTTATTCCTATTAAATATCTCATTCTTTGTCTCATGTTTAAGTTTTTAATATACCCACTACTTATTAATACTAAATTTATAATAACACATAAATCTTACATACATTGAGATAAAATGTTAGTGATTTTTATATGTACTTTTCATATATATTGAATTTTAGTTGTATGAAACATTTGTAGCATTTAGATGATATGAACCATCAACATTTCTTCAACCTTTGTAAATTTTATAAATTCTTACAATTGTGATTGAATTTAATAAAAGAAATTCATTGTTGACATTTGCTACAAATAAAACATTCAAGTCATAAAAACTATTTATTCCATGATAAAACTTTTCATATGTATAACACATtcttcaaattctattttattttatcttcttaatGAGCCTAGATTGGTTTAAGGTTTTCCTTAACTCTTTGACCTTTTGACAatttaattttgtatttatttgttttGAGCGACTTAATATTTTTTTGAAGTTTTCCTTTATATTTAGTTAgttattttgaattttatttaaatatttttttttttttttttttccgtttGCTAATATAATAGCTGATATATAGTCTTACATCTTTGATCAGCACCATATACAAATTTCATATCCATAAACCAAGCCCGCTATATATAACAAGGCAGAACATTACTAGCTACTAAATCCTATAACTATCCGACCACCTACTAACTATCTAATACTTTATCATCCAATTTAATACCAAAATGTGGATAGGCATACACCCGGCTACTCTTTCTCTTCTTTAGCCCTCACCATGGCTACCTATTGAGCTCGTACAGTCATAGGGCACTCTGAAACGCACGCCTGATGGGTCGGTCCCTTAGAATTCTCTTCAACATCATGGAAGTCATTCTCCATCGACTCCTCTCCATCAGCTGGCAAAGACACTTCCTCCTCCTTCACTACATTATCTTCATCATCTACAATCAACCCTTCCTCCTTCATGTAGGACCACAGCCAATCCTCTTTTGGACAACTCCACTACATGGGTCAACCATTGCAAAAATGAGACACTATGCGTCATGCTTCCCCACTGAGTTTCTAGTAGCTTTGGCTCCAAAGACATCATGATTGGGAACTTCTGCGCAACCCCACCACCATTATTCACTAGATAATAGTATTGAGGAAAACAGATTTTCAAATCCTTATCAACATTATCAAGAACTTTGTCTATCTCACCCAGGAAGGCATGCTTAAGCAGAATTTGGCAGAGCTGCTTAATTTTGCCTTCAACACCCCTAAATGCAGAACCATTACCAAGAACATAGCACAAATGTCAGAACTAACCCAATAGCGATGGTACTTGCCATACAAAATTCTGGACCCAAATCAGCTTTCACCGCATGGAGTACCAATGGGTGACCAGATTTTAGCACTACCATCAACCTTTTATCGGTCACCGCTCCAAAGAACGCCATCTGACACTTAGTAGACTCAAGAAGCATAGGTGTATCCATCTCTACACCAAAATTATGCTTCAAAATAAGACAAAGCTTTGAGTCACAATTTATCGTTGAGGATATAAATAGAAAATATCCAACTATTTCCATCATAACTTTTACATCACCGCGAAAGTCGTAACCTTCACCTTGCACGAAGCCAAATGCCAATTAAGGTTTTGTTCTTTCCTTTGATGATTCACCATGGTAATCAACTTTTCATGTCGTCATAAATGTACAATATTTCCAACCTCCCACATGCCAATTAGcttcataaaaaaatatcattaacTATCGAGTTTTAAAGTAGGTCGTAGAGGCTTTGGTGGTGTCCACCAAAGAAGCCACACGACAACCTCATCTTACTCTGGCCATAGCACAACCTCTCGTGATTCTGCTGCCAGCTTGGCAAGACCATCAACAATGTCATTTCCCTCTCGATAGATACATGAGTGATTTTGAAGTCCTCCAACTGATCAATCTATTTCTTGATACGCTCCAACCATCAATCTAATTTCTAATTCGGGGCTCACGATTTTGGTGAATTGCATTAATGGAAATCAATGAGTCACCTTCCAGGTGAATTATTCTGGCCCCAATTTCCTTTCCCATCTCCAGGCCCATTACAGTCGCTCTTATTTCTGCCACATTGCTAGTTGTAATCGCAATGTATTTGGACCTCTCTGCAAGTATGACTCCAGAAGCATCCCTAGCTACACATCCTATTCCGCATGGACCAGGGTTTCCTTTGGAAACCCCATCATAACTGACTTTTATCCAACCCATCTCAGGGCCTTCCCATCTAACATCTTCCTGCAGGTTTCTACCCAGGCTAGAATTCATATTACCAAAAATGAGAGGAGGTTTTAAGGCTTGGAAAAGCTTGGTCATTCCATTGTCCCAATCGATGAACatactttctttcaaagacttgttCTTGGCCATCGTATTCACCAATTCTACTATAGTTGTTTCCATTTTGCAGATAAGTTATTCTCCGAACATAGATTGATCTAAAAAACTCTCATATTGCGCTCTTTCCACAACTCCCAAATCACTAAAGAAGGGATAATCTACCACAGGCTATCAAAAGTTTTCCTTTATTGACCTTTCGTAGCCACATAGAAAaccaagacataatactatgtGGAATTGGGCATTGAAGATTCAGTTTGGACATTAAAAAACTTCCAACATGATCTCGTCTATGGGCAAGTCAGAAGGAGATAGTTTGCATACTCCTCTCTTGTTACAAAGATAACATCTGCCAGGGCTTGAAATACCAATTTTCACCAATCTTTCTTGAGTCAAAATGTGATTCTGAATAGCCAACCAAGAGAATGCTCTTTCTTTAAGTAAGCAATGCTTCTCCCATAAGAGATTTTTCAGCCATTCTAAATCATCCAAAACTGCCTCTTTAATTTTATAGCTCAATTTAACTTTGTTTTCCCCATCTGGCAAGGCACACCACCAAATCACATCATCCCTGTCTGAGATCGAAAAATATCTATTTTGTAGTATCTTTGAAAGAGTCTTTCTAATCTTGTTGCTTATTAATGCCCTTTAGGGACTTCCATTGCCATTTTGGAATCCCCTGACATTCTATGATTTCACCACAATTGTGCACTTCCTTCCCCAAAGTCTGCAAGTCTCCCTTCTGATATCTATTAGGCTAAGATTGTTGCAAAGAGTCGGGTGCCTTCCCAGGAATCTTCCCAAAAGGAGGCACTTTGCCCATTCCTAATCTCCCGACAATCTAGAATATAATTCCAATTTGCCAAACCCCTAGGGGGATCTCTTGTATTGAGGATCTGAATGGGTTCATCAGAATCTAGATATTTCGTCCTAAGAATTTTAACGCACTTTTGATTGCCTTTGGTACATACATATTCTAAACCAACTTGGCTGGCCCATGGCCAAATTCATAATATTGAGTTGTTTTAGGCCTGCACCTCTAGCTGCCTTAGGTTTGCATATCCTTTCCCAAGATAATTGAGGAAATTTTTGAGTATCACTCAACCCATTCCAAAAGAACCTCCGCATAATCTAAACCAATATATCCTCAACTGCCTTTGAAATTCTCATACAAAACATTGAGCAAACTGGAATGGCAGAGAGAACCACCTTCAACATTAAGATTCTGCCTACAGAAgtaagccattttcctttccacaTTTCCATATTTTCTTACGGCTATTAATAAGATTCtcccaataacattttttatttatacCAGCAAATAAAGGCATGCCACAAAATCTACCCGAAAAGTTTGCAACTTTCAAATCTTCGATATGTGCAATATCCACTCGCAGCCCAGGTTGGACATTTAGAAAGATCACCGCTGACTTTCTCCAATTGATATTGTGACCTGATGCCTTGATATAATCATCTAGCATTTTCTTATTCATGTCACTACATTTTAAACCCAACACGGAGGCCATGAGTGGAGTTGAATGCTGCAAATTTATGTTGGTTTAGGAGTAGGAGCTTTCTCTACAAAGATGAGAGCGTTTTGAACAGAATCTTCCTCACCTGTGATCAAATAGGAGTTTTGGGATAGTACCCGGGCATCCATCAAGCATAACGAAAGGACATGCTATAGTTCGAAATGCTTTGGTAGACATTTTTGCAAATTGTGGAAGCATAGACTACGCAAGCGAACTGTTTGACCAAATGCCTCTAAAGTAATGTGATCTCATAACGCACTATTGTTGTAGAATATGAACCCTACATTCGATACAGAAGAAGACGAAGACGTTTTATATTTGTATCCCAaattaatgtgtgtgatttaaactGTTCCAATTTTCTTAGCCTCCGCCAACAAATGGAAGATTTTGGACATTGTCCCTCCAACAACTCTCGTGGACATGCAGGAAAAATGCGCAGCAGAGACCAGACCCGTGAACTCCTCGTTGGATGCCTACGCTAAGCGTGGTCTCATGGCATACAAAGATTGCAGTATACGCAGCCAAAAAAATATGGGTTTTCTTAGATGGCATTAGAAACTTTCAAGTGGACGTTGTTGCAGCGGCAATGTACGTCCAAGATTGATCTTATgaacagtttttttttttgaaatcctcAAGCAATGCAactggcaggtgtaaagccagatTCGACAACCTTTGCCGGTATTCTCCCTGCAACAGGTAACTTGTTACTACAGGGCAGGTCTGGAATTTGACGGCCACCCttacctgtcatatgaatttttgatggcagtttagtcatttcaatgtctttcatttgacgttttaagaaaaatattaactgtcaaaaaatattAAAGTAGAAGATTGATAaataatgagaaaataatgataaattggtaatatatcaaaaatcttaaatttaataaataagtttctaaattaatacactaatatttatattaacattaaatgataatcaattaataattactaatttagtaataataaacatttaaattttaaaattatatatattatgacaagtttctataacaatcttattaaatatgtttaaaaaattaaattgattaagtttctaaattcatatataaaaaatagaatatattgtaaaaattcatattaaaatattttatcaatatattctatcatttcaattatgacaagtttctaaattcatatgaaaaaatagaattattctaaaaaattatattaaaatattataaaattagaaacaactacatccttccatattttaaatccttccatttcaaaatattcaaaataaatttgtatttttatagtaaacattctaaactaatatatatattacctactatatttttttatggtttatttATAATATGAAGTGTCATCTAtatggttttagaaaaaaatagcatgtcaatgcatacgttctactaattttttaagctgTCAAATACAGTTCAAAAGTGAAAAACGACCAttttgcctgtcaaattccaggcctgctaCAGGGTATACACCAAGTAGCTTTTCACAACGAATGGCAGTATGCTAGTTCACGGTGAACGATGGTATGCAAGTTTCCAACATGATCATCAGATGGGTATGTAAAAtgattttgaaatgtttttggaaaGAGCAATAAAACGTTTTAGAATCCGCGAATAGGGCAAAGAAAAGACGCGATGAAAAGAGGAGGGAGAAATATGTTGCATGTATTCTACTTGGTTAGGGATTCCTTCCATTCTGGGGTTTATATCGTCGTTGGTGGCTAGAGAGTCTTTAGACAATCTAACTTGGCAAATTGCTCCAGAGTCTTTAGATGGTCTTTTCAAATTTCTCCACTGTGTTTAGGCAATCTTCAAAACTATTCATAGAGTATGCAGAAACCCGCGGTAACTATTGAAAATCATTTTTTCATGGtggtaatttatttttcaaaatgctTTTGCTTACCCTCCTTACTTTTGTTGGAGTACGTACGGACCCGTACGTACCATACGGTTGTTGTCTCCTACATAGCATACGGTTGTTGCCTTGTACATATTGAGTTAACCCATACGGTAGTTGCCAATGCTGACGTGTATTGTGATTCCATGATTTCAATAGTTGCTAATGCTAACTCGTACATTGGTTCTGATAGTTGCCAATCCTGATGCGTACGGTGGTTATGGTAGTTGTCAATCCTGACCCGTACGGTGGTTATGGTAGTTTCCAATCCTGACCCGTATGGTGGTTCCGATAGTTGCCAATGCTGACCCGTACGGTGATTCCAATGGTGTATGATGACCACGGTGTAGCATCCATCATATGGTGGTGTCCGTACATAGTTTGATGACCGCCAGATGGATGGACGAGTGAGAAGGCTGTCAGTAACCATTTTTTGTGTAGTGACAGTTAAAATACCAGGTTTCATAACAGATTGCAGTGTGTATAAACTGTTACAAGTTTCATTAGGAAATGAGTGTGATAATAATTCGGGTTGATTGTAATACAATCAGAGCCTGTGCAAAAAGTTCATTGTCAATTGTATGTAACTTTGTTTACTGTAATACAAGGGAGATGCTTGtctttttggtgtgtgggttttttctcgaaagggtttccTACGGTAAAAATCTCTATGTATATGTGCATGTTTTTTATATGTTCTCTATTCTTCTGTTTAAGTCATCTCAAGATTCTGCAATTTATGAAGTAGATAGATATTGTTGCTTACATCCTCTGCGAATTGGCATTAGGAGAGCATTTCCGCACTgtagctttccttacaagtggtattagagcctggccagttgttgttatccttgttgggtagggttggtttatTATGTCAATTTGTTTTCAGTGGGAGTTTGCTAAGTGGTTATCGGTTGTATCTAGAAATTGAGATGGCTGAC contains these protein-coding regions:
- the LOC131044530 gene encoding glutathione S-transferase F10, which codes for MATIQLHGNHRSLFTTNVMACFHDKEIDYEFISVDFSTGAHKQPPFLALNPFGQVPAIKDNDFTLFESRAIIKYLAEKYEGQGSNLMGKTLSERAVVEQWCQVESQTFSPPCSPIIVQIVYAPMFGGKTDQAILDTNVEKLGKVLDVYEERLSKSKYLAGDFFSVADLSHLSQINCLVNVADKGDLITSRTNVNAWWERISSRPAWKKVLDEIKS